In the genome of Bacillus sp. S3, one region contains:
- a CDS encoding M24 family metallopeptidase — protein MNIQKQVLLKEIEQPEIYEHVAPVYLTDETINERKEKLLQLMEKEEYDALVIYADKEHGSNFEYLTGFIPRFEEALFVMKNNGECSYILGNENLKMAKHARLAGTVYPFSLFSLPNQPMNDDQPLEMILDQINFSTSKKIGLVGWKMFTTKTQDNDTLFDIPYFIVEAFRKAKHDHAKIVNAAYLLIGADMGARTTNNANELAHYEYGSNLASSCMLKALNAIDIDVKESFLGSILNADGQTNTVVTIAATGKRFEYANVYPTNKRTQLGDPLSLTTGYKGGLTSRTGFIVENREQLPSTQKDYLDKVAIPYYQTVVYWLENIKIGMSGGTFYELIEGIYPKETYNWHLNPGHLVSDEEWMSSPIYPDSIEEIKSGMIFQIDIIPSIEGYAGVSAEDTIALANEELRNKLKNEYPQLWARIQKRRNYIQEQLNINLSEEVLPLSNTVGYYRPYLLTKDKALTCK, from the coding sequence ATGAACATTCAGAAACAAGTACTATTAAAGGAAATAGAGCAGCCTGAGATTTATGAACATGTTGCTCCAGTTTACTTAACTGATGAAACGATCAACGAAAGAAAAGAAAAACTTCTTCAATTGATGGAAAAAGAAGAGTATGATGCTTTGGTCATATACGCAGATAAAGAACATGGAAGTAATTTTGAATATTTGACGGGTTTTATTCCAAGATTTGAAGAAGCTCTTTTTGTAATGAAAAACAATGGAGAATGTTCCTATATTTTGGGGAATGAAAATCTAAAAATGGCAAAACATGCTCGTTTAGCGGGTACTGTCTATCCTTTTTCACTTTTTTCTTTGCCTAATCAACCGATGAACGATGATCAGCCCTTAGAAATGATATTAGATCAAATTAATTTCTCAACGAGTAAAAAGATTGGTCTTGTTGGCTGGAAAATGTTCACAACAAAAACACAAGATAATGATACGTTATTTGATATTCCTTATTTTATTGTTGAGGCATTTAGAAAGGCAAAGCATGATCATGCAAAGATTGTCAATGCAGCTTACTTATTGATAGGGGCAGACATGGGGGCTAGGACAACAAATAACGCTAATGAACTTGCTCATTATGAATATGGGTCAAACCTTGCTTCATCTTGTATGCTAAAAGCTTTGAATGCGATTGATATAGATGTGAAAGAATCCTTTTTAGGCAGCATTCTGAATGCCGATGGGCAAACAAATACTGTGGTTACCATTGCGGCTACTGGCAAGCGTTTTGAATATGCAAACGTTTATCCTACTAATAAACGGACCCAATTAGGCGATCCTCTATCATTAACCACGGGCTATAAGGGAGGGCTGACCAGTAGAACTGGGTTTATTGTTGAAAATAGGGAACAACTCCCTTCTACTCAAAAGGATTATTTAGATAAAGTCGCCATTCCTTATTATCAGACTGTTGTATATTGGTTAGAGAACATTAAAATAGGGATGTCTGGTGGAACCTTTTACGAGTTAATAGAAGGGATCTATCCGAAAGAAACGTACAATTGGCATTTAAATCCCGGTCATCTTGTTTCCGATGAAGAATGGATGTCTTCACCGATTTACCCGGATTCAATTGAAGAAATTAAAAGCGGAATGATTTTTCAAATTGACATTATCCCTTCCATTGAAGGCTATGCCGGTGTTAGTGCAGAAGATACCATTGCTCTTGCAAATGAAGAATTAAGAAATAAACTTAAGAACGAATACCCACAATTATGGGCGAGAATTCAAAAAAGAAGAAATTACATTCAAGAACAGCTAAATATCAATCTATCTGAAGAAGTACTTCCCCTATCAAACACCGTTGGTTATTATAGACCATATTTACTAACGAAAGATAAGGCATTAACCTGTAAATAA
- a CDS encoding DeoR/GlpR family DNA-binding transcription regulator, translated as MLIEERLEKVRKIIEENKSVTIENLAESLEVSKDTIRRDLIKLEKKNLIRRIHGGAALASKEALILNYSERANQENTIKEKIAEKTAELVNDHSSVIFDSSTTVEAVIPKLNGKCLKGITNSLTHAILLSKNERTSVSVLPGKLNSEQLFLYGADTVDKIRQYNVDYTLLGVFAISEMGLFIHTEEEGLVKRAMVQKGNKIIALADHTKINTSGYFKICSLDEIDILVTDKMPDLKFVECLAQNNVDLVVTEE; from the coding sequence ATGCTAATTGAAGAAAGACTTGAAAAAGTACGGAAAATCATTGAAGAAAATAAGAGTGTGACAATAGAAAATCTTGCTGAATCGTTAGAAGTTTCAAAAGATACGATAAGAAGAGACTTAATTAAACTGGAAAAAAAGAATCTAATAAGAAGAATCCATGGGGGAGCAGCGTTAGCTAGTAAAGAGGCTCTTATTTTAAATTACTCAGAACGAGCAAATCAGGAAAACACGATTAAGGAAAAAATTGCAGAGAAGACTGCTGAATTAGTCAATGATCATTCATCCGTTATTTTTGATTCGTCTACAACGGTGGAAGCTGTTATTCCTAAATTAAACGGGAAGTGTTTGAAAGGGATTACCAACTCTCTTACTCATGCCATTCTTCTTTCTAAGAATGAAAGGACAAGTGTTTCCGTTCTTCCTGGCAAACTTAATAGTGAACAGTTGTTTTTATATGGGGCAGATACAGTGGATAAAATTAGACAATATAATGTTGACTATACATTGTTAGGGGTTTTTGCCATTTCTGAAATGGGCTTGTTTATTCATACAGAGGAGGAAGGGCTGGTTAAACGGGCAATGGTTCAGAAAGGGAACAAGATCATCGCTTTAGCCGATCATACAAAAATTAATACAAGTGGGTATTTCAAAATATGTTCTCTTGATGAAATTGATATATTGGTAACTGATAAGATGCCTGACCTAAAGTTTGTGGAGTGTTTAGCTCAAAATAATGTAGATCTAGTCGTTACTGAAGAATGA
- a CDS encoding c-type cytochrome, with translation MNKLFVSSVAAIVATIALGFTVFYLFVLDSKGQPAVSSAASAPSSTTGEQTEAKPEHPYLPPSMDDIPEGEEGELIKLGLKEHNETSTVLDGYVGNKLSCASCHADGGVGSSLDLAGISKTYPQYNPRAGKEVTIEERINGCFKRSMNGKPLPLDSKEMKAMVAYYNYISTNVPDGTKERPWAKMPKAEGELTKINVDAGKELYNKACIACHGEGGDGGATGLPLWGDQSYNIGAGMARVRTAGGFIKKYMPKSPMGGYEAGSFTDEEAMNIAAYINSMARPDFPDKMNDWPKGDAPDDAAYETLAGKKVTENK, from the coding sequence ATGAATAAATTATTTGTTTCATCCGTTGCAGCAATTGTTGCCACGATCGCGCTTGGGTTTACTGTATTTTACTTATTTGTACTAGATTCAAAGGGGCAGCCGGCGGTAAGTTCTGCAGCATCCGCACCATCATCAACGACTGGAGAACAAACAGAAGCCAAACCAGAACATCCTTATTTACCTCCAAGTATGGACGATATTCCAGAAGGGGAAGAAGGGGAATTAATCAAATTAGGGTTAAAAGAACATAATGAAACAAGCACGGTTTTGGATGGGTATGTTGGAAACAAACTGAGTTGTGCCAGCTGTCATGCGGATGGTGGTGTAGGTTCTTCCCTTGACCTGGCAGGTATTTCAAAAACCTATCCACAATACAATCCACGTGCAGGAAAAGAGGTTACGATTGAAGAACGTATTAATGGCTGTTTTAAAAGAAGTATGAATGGAAAACCGCTTCCGTTAGACAGCAAGGAAATGAAAGCAATGGTAGCTTATTATAATTATATTTCAACCAATGTTCCTGATGGGACGAAAGAAAGACCGTGGGCAAAAATGCCAAAAGCTGAGGGTGAACTAACTAAGATAAATGTGGATGCCGGAAAAGAACTTTACAATAAAGCTTGCATTGCCTGCCATGGAGAAGGCGGAGACGGCGGTGCCACAGGACTTCCGCTTTGGGGAGACCAATCCTACAATATTGGAGCGGGTATGGCTCGTGTAAGAACGGCAGGAGGCTTTATCAAAAAATATATGCCTAAATCACCGATGGGTGGATATGAAGCAGGTTCCTTCACCGATGAAGAGGCGATGAATATCGCAGCATATATTAACTCCATGGCTAGACCTGATTTTCCTGATAAAATGAATGACTGGCCGAAAGGCGATGCACCGGATGATGCAGCCTATGAAACACTTGCTGGGAAAAAGGTTACGGAAAATAAATAA
- a CDS encoding response regulator transcription factor produces the protein MEDKKLRGKTILIIDSNSENRPVLRFHLTRQGFEILEAADGQTAREMYLKHDPCFVLLETALPDMDGLEVCFWMRYELDSNVPIIIVSSNNSEQDRIEGLKRGADDYIGKPYNLEELSVRIETVLRRTANRCSKLSYKGLTIKPLKGIVKFQDEVLDLTHFEYRLLYLFMTHPDQLLSREQIINTIYKKNEKVINERTVDVHIKNLREKIAKYTDYSFIVTLRGIGYKFTTEG, from the coding sequence TTGGAAGATAAAAAATTGAGAGGTAAAACCATTTTAATTATAGATAGTAATAGTGAAAACAGACCTGTGTTAAGATTTCATCTAACAAGGCAAGGGTTCGAAATATTAGAGGCTGCTGATGGACAAACCGCTCGTGAAATGTACTTAAAACACGATCCTTGTTTTGTGCTTCTAGAAACAGCTCTTCCTGATATGGATGGACTTGAGGTATGCTTCTGGATGCGTTACGAACTAGACAGTAACGTACCAATCATCATTGTATCCTCTAATAATTCGGAACAGGATCGTATCGAAGGGCTGAAACGAGGAGCCGATGACTATATCGGTAAACCATATAATTTAGAAGAATTATCGGTTAGAATTGAAACGGTCTTACGACGAACCGCCAATCGATGCAGTAAACTAAGCTATAAAGGGTTAACGATTAAACCATTAAAAGGAATTGTAAAATTTCAAGATGAAGTACTTGATTTAACTCATTTCGAGTACAGATTGCTCTATCTATTTATGACCCATCCAGATCAACTTCTTTCAAGGGAGCAAATCATCAATACCATTTATAAAAAGAATGAAAAGGTAATCAACGAACGAACAGTAGATGTCCATATCAAAAATCTAAGAGAAAAAATTGCAAAGTATACAGATTATTCTTTTATCGTAACGTTAAGAGGGATTGGGTATAAGTTTACAACAGAGGGTTGA
- the metE gene encoding 5-methyltetrahydropteroyltriglutamate--homocysteine S-methyltransferase, with protein MVKVISSNLGYPRIGEKREWKQALEQFWAGKLEKEAFLKKIEVIRLEHLKKQKEHGIDLIPVGDFSLYDHVLDTAVMFGLVPKRFNYSGGKVPLETYFAMARGTKEAVASEMTKWFNTNYHYIVPELEETAPALVENRPLQFFQEAKQKLGIHGKPVILGPITFVKLSKGYTESAFKAVVEQFIPLYAEILRELEAEGAEWVQIDEPILAASISKEEIAIFSEVYQALQDAAPNLKVILQTYFESIEHYEEVISLPVQGIGLDFVHDNGQNLAALKKYGFPKNKVLAAGVIDGRNIWRADLEGTFSLLTEIEAVVLKTRLIVQPSSSLLHVPVTVKNEELLDEILRNALAFADEKLVEISALTNGLNNGKQVIKKEIDESTKAIQGLNQSSIRNNTQVREAIRSLQKDQAERKAPFTVRRGLQEKAFQLPLLPTTTIGSFPQTKEVRKQRLKWRKGELTDSEYGAYIKAEIKKWIEIQENLGLDVFVHGEFERTDMVEYFGEKLAGFQFTKYGWVQSYGSRCVKPPLIYGDVAFKEPMTVAETVYAQSLTNKPVKGMLTGPITILNWSFVRNDISRYEVANQIALALRKEVEALEENGIRMIQVDEPAIREGLPLKREKWAGYLDAAVYSFKLATSSVQNETQIHTHMCYSDFKNIIHAIKALDADVISIETSKSHGELIHAFEENTYDMGIGLGVYDIHSPRVPLLEELIRNIHRALQVLDPKLFWINPDCGLKTRGMEETVAALQVMVIAAEQTREELLVK; from the coding sequence ATGGTAAAAGTGATAAGCTCGAATCTAGGATACCCAAGAATTGGGGAAAAACGTGAATGGAAACAAGCCTTGGAACAGTTTTGGGCAGGTAAGTTAGAAAAAGAGGCATTCTTAAAGAAAATAGAAGTGATTCGCCTGGAGCATCTTAAGAAGCAAAAGGAGCACGGAATTGATTTAATCCCTGTCGGGGACTTTAGCTTGTATGATCATGTCCTGGATACGGCTGTTATGTTCGGTTTAGTACCGAAACGATTTAACTACAGCGGCGGGAAGGTGCCGCTTGAAACCTATTTTGCTATGGCGCGAGGAACGAAAGAGGCAGTTGCTTCTGAAATGACAAAATGGTTTAACACAAACTACCACTATATCGTTCCAGAGCTTGAAGAAACAGCTCCTGCTCTTGTTGAAAACCGCCCGCTTCAATTTTTTCAAGAGGCGAAGCAAAAACTTGGTATACATGGTAAACCAGTTATTTTAGGACCGATTACATTTGTAAAGCTATCAAAAGGTTATACCGAAAGTGCGTTCAAAGCAGTTGTTGAACAATTTATCCCTCTTTATGCGGAAATATTACGCGAACTAGAGGCGGAGGGGGCAGAATGGGTTCAAATAGATGAACCGATTTTAGCTGCTAGTATTTCAAAAGAAGAGATTGCTATATTTAGCGAAGTCTATCAGGCATTACAGGATGCAGCACCAAACCTTAAGGTGATATTGCAAACATATTTTGAAAGTATCGAGCATTATGAAGAGGTCATTTCACTTCCTGTTCAGGGAATTGGACTTGATTTTGTCCATGATAACGGTCAGAATCTTGCTGCTTTGAAGAAGTATGGCTTTCCTAAGAATAAAGTACTTGCAGCTGGAGTCATTGACGGACGAAATATTTGGCGGGCGGATCTCGAAGGGACATTTTCACTTCTGACCGAGATTGAAGCGGTTGTTTTAAAAACAAGACTAATTGTTCAGCCATCATCAAGCCTATTGCATGTTCCTGTGACAGTAAAAAATGAAGAATTGCTCGATGAGATATTAAGAAATGCACTGGCATTTGCGGATGAAAAATTAGTTGAAATTAGCGCTCTTACAAATGGCTTGAATAATGGAAAGCAAGTGATAAAAAAAGAGATCGATGAAAGCACAAAAGCAATTCAAGGATTAAATCAGTCGTCAATTCGAAATAATACTCAAGTTCGAGAAGCCATTCGCAGTTTACAGAAGGATCAAGCAGAGCGGAAAGCGCCATTTACAGTACGCAGAGGGCTTCAAGAAAAGGCGTTTCAATTACCACTTCTGCCGACGACAACTATTGGCAGCTTCCCGCAAACGAAAGAAGTAAGAAAACAGCGTTTAAAATGGCGGAAAGGCGAATTAACTGACAGTGAGTATGGAGCCTATATTAAGGCAGAAATAAAAAAGTGGATTGAAATCCAAGAAAATCTTGGTCTGGATGTGTTCGTACATGGGGAATTTGAACGGACAGATATGGTTGAATACTTTGGCGAAAAATTAGCCGGATTTCAATTTACAAAATACGGCTGGGTTCAGTCATATGGTTCCAGATGTGTGAAGCCCCCGCTCATTTATGGGGATGTCGCCTTTAAGGAGCCAATGACAGTTGCAGAAACTGTATATGCCCAATCGTTAACAAACAAACCGGTAAAAGGAATGCTGACAGGTCCGATTACGATTTTAAATTGGTCATTTGTCCGTAATGATATTTCACGCTACGAGGTGGCAAACCAAATTGCACTTGCCCTTCGTAAAGAGGTGGAAGCGCTAGAGGAAAATGGCATCCGCATGATACAAGTGGATGAGCCTGCCATTCGGGAAGGCCTGCCGTTAAAACGTGAAAAATGGGCAGGTTATCTAGATGCTGCCGTTTATTCGTTTAAGTTGGCGACATCCTCTGTTCAAAATGAGACGCAAATTCATACCCATATGTGTTATTCGGACTTTAAGAATATTATTCATGCAATTAAAGCACTCGATGCGGATGTTATTTCTATTGAAACATCAAAAAGCCATGGTGAATTAATTCATGCCTTTGAAGAAAATACGTATGATATGGGAATCGGTCTTGGCGTATATGACATCCATAGCCCGCGAGTACCATTGCTTGAAGAATTGATCAGAAACATTCATCGTGCGCTTCAAGTCCTTGATCCCAAGCTGTTCTGGATTAATCCCGATTGTGGCTTAAAAACTAGGGGTATGGAGGAAACTGTTGCGGCACTTCAGGTGATGGTGATAGCTGCAGAACAAACGAGAGAAGAGCTGCTCGTCAAATAG
- a CDS encoding SDR family oxidoreductase, with amino-acid sequence MGNVLQNQIAFVTGAGSGIGRAAALKLAQNGGKIALVDLHKENVEEVKNQIEEIGSEALVLEANVSQPKEVEDCYKSTIDKWGRLDVVFANAGINGEVAPIEDLEPKDWDLTISNNLTSTFLTVKYAIPHLKTNGGSIIITSSINGNRIYKNIGMSAYSTSKIGQMGFGKMAALELANYGIRVNMICPGAIETNINENTWKENKNLKKVEIPIEYPEGNQPLEHKPGKADQVADLVLFLASSQSNHITGSEIYIDGAESLL; translated from the coding sequence GTGGGGAATGTACTTCAAAATCAGATTGCTTTTGTTACAGGGGCTGGCTCAGGGATTGGAAGGGCTGCTGCGCTAAAGCTTGCTCAAAATGGCGGAAAGATTGCTTTAGTAGATTTGCATAAAGAAAACGTGGAAGAGGTGAAAAATCAAATCGAAGAAATAGGGAGTGAAGCACTTGTCTTAGAAGCCAACGTTTCTCAACCGAAGGAAGTAGAGGACTGTTACAAAAGCACCATCGACAAGTGGGGAAGACTAGATGTTGTCTTTGCTAACGCCGGGATTAATGGGGAAGTTGCGCCGATAGAAGACTTGGAGCCGAAGGATTGGGACCTAACCATCTCCAATAACTTAACGAGTACCTTTTTGACGGTTAAATATGCAATCCCGCATTTGAAGACAAATGGGGGGAGTATCATTATTACAAGTTCAATAAACGGGAACAGGATCTATAAAAATATTGGAATGTCTGCCTATAGTACATCGAAAATTGGCCAGATGGGATTTGGGAAAATGGCCGCTCTAGAGCTTGCCAACTACGGTATTAGAGTCAACATGATCTGTCCAGGTGCAATTGAAACAAATATCAATGAAAACACATGGAAAGAAAATAAAAATCTAAAAAAAGTAGAAATTCCTATTGAATACCCAGAAGGAAACCAACCATTGGAACACAAACCCGGAAAAGCCGACCAAGTCGCCGACCTAGTACTCTTCCTTGCTTCCAGCCAATCCAACCACATAACCGGAAGCGAAATCTACATTGACGGGGCGGAATCCCTATTATAA
- a CDS encoding alpha-amylase, with the protein MDRNTTIMQFFEWHLEPDGSHWGQLKKMAPELKEKGITSVWIPPVTKAISPEDNGYATYDVYDLGEFHQKGASRTKYGTKQELIEAIAACQNAGMKVYVDVVMNHKGGADETELINVIEVNQEDRTEEIAEPFEIKAWTKFTFPGREGKYSSFEWRQEHFTGTDYDEKTGKSGIFKILGDDKDWSKHVDDENGNYDYLMLADIDYEHPEVKKEMIEWGKWLSDTLNCDGYRLDAIKHINHYFISEFVEKLRKHRGDDFYFVGEVWKPHLPACQKYLDYVDYQIDLFDVPLHYKLHQASHDGSKFDLTSIFEGTLVNAHPNNAVTFVDNHDTQPQESLESWVQDWFKPSAYALILLRRDGNPCLFYGDYYGIGGPEPAEGKKEILDRLLFARYEKAYGEQHDYFDHPNTIGWVRLGVKELQHSGCAVVISNGEDGVKRMYVGERKAGETWVDLTNSRDDQITIEEDGYATFPVNGGSVSVWAYHPS; encoded by the coding sequence ATGGATAGAAATACCACGATCATGCAATTTTTCGAATGGCATCTGGAGCCGGATGGAAGCCATTGGGGACAGCTGAAGAAGATGGCACCAGAATTAAAAGAAAAAGGAATTACCTCCGTCTGGATACCACCAGTCACAAAAGCAATCTCGCCTGAGGATAATGGCTATGCCACATATGATGTATATGATCTGGGTGAATTTCATCAAAAAGGAGCTAGCCGGACAAAGTACGGAACTAAACAAGAACTAATAGAGGCAATAGCTGCGTGTCAAAATGCCGGCATGAAAGTCTATGTAGATGTAGTAATGAACCATAAAGGAGGGGCTGACGAGACGGAATTAATTAACGTTATTGAAGTGAATCAGGAGGACAGGACAGAAGAAATAGCTGAACCCTTTGAAATAAAAGCTTGGACAAAGTTTACATTTCCAGGGCGTGAGGGAAAGTATTCTTCTTTTGAATGGAGGCAGGAGCATTTTACCGGAACGGATTATGATGAAAAGACGGGAAAATCGGGAATCTTTAAAATCCTTGGAGATGACAAGGATTGGAGTAAACATGTGGATGATGAAAACGGAAATTATGACTATCTCATGCTTGCCGATATTGACTATGAACATCCTGAAGTAAAAAAAGAAATGATCGAATGGGGAAAATGGCTTAGCGATACCCTTAATTGCGATGGATACCGCCTTGATGCAATTAAGCATATTAATCACTATTTCATCAGTGAGTTTGTAGAGAAGCTGCGTAAACACCGAGGTGATGATTTTTATTTTGTTGGAGAAGTTTGGAAGCCCCATCTTCCTGCCTGCCAGAAATACCTTGATTATGTCGATTATCAGATCGATTTGTTTGATGTCCCCTTGCATTATAAACTGCATCAAGCCTCCCATGATGGCAGTAAGTTTGATTTAACCAGCATTTTCGAGGGTACCCTTGTAAACGCCCACCCAAATAATGCTGTTACCTTCGTTGATAATCACGATACTCAGCCTCAAGAGTCCCTTGAATCGTGGGTTCAAGACTGGTTTAAGCCAAGTGCATATGCCCTGATTCTCCTTAGAAGGGATGGAAATCCATGCCTTTTTTATGGGGATTACTACGGAATAGGAGGCCCTGAGCCGGCAGAAGGAAAAAAGGAAATCCTAGATCGCCTCCTCTTTGCCAGATATGAGAAAGCATACGGTGAACAGCATGATTACTTCGACCATCCAAATACCATTGGATGGGTTCGGTTGGGTGTTAAAGAACTTCAGCACTCAGGCTGTGCAGTCGTCATTTCCAACGGAGAAGACGGTGTGAAACGAATGTACGTAGGTGAACGGAAGGCTGGAGAAACATGGGTAGACCTAACCAACTCAAGGGATGACCAAATTACAATCGAAGAAGATGGATATGCCACTTTCCCCGTTAACGGCGGCAGTGTATCCGTTTGGGCTTACCATCCATCCTAA
- a CDS encoding integrase gives MNNKKRIKWIEQIIQSTLRTVGIEIELKHQLTGVNMSYNFILDYIGYDVKRIEEAIMEMQAPVSLKSYIHSFTLHELGHALDRKALLDSLPKTLEYYEMKKNHSISEQYSDTNLLAMLIEEHEMNIGFEETAWVNAEKLNKEFGIVDWASFEKLKNQGMDTYLQLYAKDLQRYNKLLSEQTEQIA, from the coding sequence ATGAACAATAAAAAAAGAATAAAGTGGATTGAGCAAATAATACAATCCACTTTAAGAACTGTTGGAATTGAAATTGAATTGAAGCATCAGCTAACAGGGGTGAATATGAGCTATAATTTTATCCTTGATTATATCGGCTATGATGTTAAACGTATAGAAGAAGCAATAATGGAAATGCAGGCCCCCGTTTCACTCAAATCGTATATTCATTCTTTTACACTTCATGAGTTAGGGCATGCGTTAGACCGGAAAGCTTTATTAGATTCACTGCCAAAAACACTTGAATATTACGAAATGAAAAAAAATCATTCAATATCCGAACAATACAGTGATACCAACCTTCTTGCTATGTTGATCGAAGAGCATGAGATGAATATCGGTTTTGAGGAAACTGCTTGGGTAAATGCTGAAAAGTTGAATAAGGAATTCGGTATTGTTGATTGGGCAAGCTTTGAAAAATTGAAGAATCAAGGAATGGATACTTATTTACAGTTATATGCTAAAGATTTACAGCGATATAATAAACTTTTATCAGAGCAAACCGAACAAATTGCTTAA
- a CDS encoding helix-turn-helix domain-containing protein → MKQSDLIPVINKGFEIHYFSKKNQSPALFKKYNESAEKFSQIESLFQLHRHDVLELLVFLEGECEFFCEGKTYSLKRGDVVVTPPYAVHKANVRNFDTYERIIISVSEHLMDDFLSSSPSMKENIVYQKTQGSHVLHLHSKHFQDIISLVQEITNRKKTGEDHLSFTLHYLLFQALQVIFDPASSKPSLSNKDELDQRFVSILEYIESHLTEPDLSLDTISKYFYLNKYYFSHYFKKNMNLPFYRYVSLKRLSFAVTMIKQNQISIEEIALKCGFPDYSSFYRLFKKEYHLSPKKLQKEYKNLF, encoded by the coding sequence ATGAAGCAATCTGATCTTATTCCAGTCATAAATAAAGGGTTTGAAATTCATTACTTTAGCAAAAAAAATCAATCCCCTGCTTTGTTTAAGAAATATAACGAATCAGCAGAGAAGTTTTCCCAAATAGAGTCGTTATTCCAATTACACAGGCACGATGTTTTGGAGCTTCTTGTCTTTTTAGAGGGGGAGTGTGAATTCTTCTGTGAAGGTAAAACCTATTCCTTAAAGCGGGGGGATGTTGTCGTAACCCCTCCTTATGCTGTTCATAAGGCTAATGTGAGGAATTTCGATACCTATGAACGCATCATTATTAGCGTTAGTGAGCATTTAATGGACGATTTTCTGTCCAGTTCACCATCCATGAAGGAAAATATTGTCTATCAAAAGACACAAGGTTCTCATGTGTTACACCTGCATTCTAAACATTTTCAAGATATCATTTCTTTAGTTCAAGAAATAACCAATAGAAAAAAAACCGGCGAAGATCATTTATCCTTTACATTACATTACCTATTATTTCAAGCGCTACAAGTTATCTTCGATCCTGCAAGCAGCAAGCCTAGCCTTAGTAATAAGGATGAGCTGGACCAAAGATTCGTATCGATACTAGAATACATTGAGTCACATTTGACAGAGCCGGATTTAAGTTTAGATACGATCTCTAAATATTTTTATTTAAATAAATACTATTTTTCTCATTACTTTAAAAAAAACATGAACCTGCCCTTTTACCGGTATGTATCATTAAAGCGTCTATCTTTCGCGGTTACGATGATTAAACAAAATCAGATCTCCATCGAGGAAATCGCCTTGAAATGCGGTTTTCCTGACTATTCGAGTTTTTACAGGCTTTTTAAAAAGGAATATCATCTTTCTCCAAAGAAACTTCAGAAAGAATATAAAAATTTATTTTGA